The following proteins are co-located in the Vigna angularis cultivar LongXiaoDou No.4 chromosome 2, ASM1680809v1, whole genome shotgun sequence genome:
- the LOC108326836 gene encoding chloroplast stem-loop binding protein of 41 kDa b, chloroplastic isoform X1: MARMVALQQNQLSFSPLASSLSDFSGTRLHTQLQLKRKLWQPKGSFSVSASSTKKILIMGGTRFIGVFLSRLLVKEGHQVTLFTRGKAPVTQQLPGESDGDYADFSSKILHLKGDRKDFEFVKSSLSAEGYDVVYDINGREADEVEPILDALPNLEQFIYCSSAGVYLKSDLLPHAETDAVDPKSRHKGKLETESLLQSKGVNWTSIRPVYIYGPLNYNPVEEWFFHRLKAGRPIPIPSSGIQITQLGHVKDLATAFVQVLGNDKASKEVFNISGEKYVTFDGLARACAKAGGFPEPELVHYNPKDFDFGKKKSFPFRDQHFFASIEKAKRVLGWEPEFDLVEGLADSYNLDFGRGTFRKEADFSTDDIILGKSLVSV, from the exons ATGGCAAGAATGGTGGCACTCCAACAGAACCAACTATCTTTCTCTCCCTTGGCCTCCTCTCTTTCTGACTTCAGTGGAACCAGACTTCATACTCAACTTCAG TTGAAGAGAAAATTATGGCAGCCAAAAGGGTCTTTCTCTGTCTCTGCATCAAGCACCAAGAAAATCCTCATCATGGGAGGCACCAGATTTATTGGAGTATTTTTGTCTAGGCTCCTTGTCAAAGAGGGACACCAG GTGACTTTATTTACGAGAGGTAAAGCGCCTGTGACTCAACAATTGCCAGGTGAATCAGACGGTGATTATGCTGATTTTTCTTCCAAG ATCTTGCATTTGAAAGGAGACAGGAAGGACTTTGAATTTGTAAAATCCAGTCTGTCAGCGGAGGGGTATGATGTTGTTTATGACATAAATG GACGAGAGGCAGATGAAGTTGAGCCCATTCTGGATGCTCTGCCTAATCTGGAACA GTTTATTTACTGTTCTTCTGCTGGTGTCTATCTCAAATCTGACCTATTACCTCATGCAGAG ACTGATGCAGTTGATCCTAAGAGTAGGCACAAGGGAAAGCTTGAGACAGAAAGTTTGCTACAATCAAAGGGTGTTAATTGGACTTCAATAAGGCCAGTTTACATCTATGGACCCTTGAACTACAACCCTGTTGAAGAGTGGTTCTTCCATAGATTGAAAGCTGGTCGACCAATTCCTATCCCTAGCTCAGGAATACAAATAACACAACTTGGTCATGTTAAG GATTTGGCAACAGCTTTCGTTCAGGTTCTTGGTAATGACAAGGCCAGCAAGGAAGTATTCAACATCTCAGGAGAGAAATATGTCACATTTGATGGATTAGCAAGAGCGTGTGCTAAG GCTGGTGGATTCCCAGAGCCAGAGCTCGTTCACTACAACCCtaaagattttgattttggGAAAAAGAAGTCATTTCCATTCCGTGACCAG CATTTCTTTGCATCGATCGAGAAAGCAAAGAGAGTACTTGGGTGGGAACCTGAATTTGACCTTGTAGAAGGTCTTGCAGACTCATATAACCTGGACTTTGGTAGAGGAACATTCCGGAAAGAGGCTGATTTCTCAACAGATGACATTATTCTTGGCAAGAGTCTTGTTAGTGTATAA
- the LOC108326836 gene encoding chloroplast stem-loop binding protein of 41 kDa b, chloroplastic isoform X2: protein MGGTRFIGVFLSRLLVKEGHQVTLFTRGKAPVTQQLPGESDGDYADFSSKILHLKGDRKDFEFVKSSLSAEGYDVVYDINGREADEVEPILDALPNLEQFIYCSSAGVYLKSDLLPHAETDAVDPKSRHKGKLETESLLQSKGVNWTSIRPVYIYGPLNYNPVEEWFFHRLKAGRPIPIPSSGIQITQLGHVKDLATAFVQVLGNDKASKEVFNISGEKYVTFDGLARACAKAGGFPEPELVHYNPKDFDFGKKKSFPFRDQHFFASIEKAKRVLGWEPEFDLVEGLADSYNLDFGRGTFRKEADFSTDDIILGKSLVSV, encoded by the exons ATGGGAGGCACCAGATTTATTGGAGTATTTTTGTCTAGGCTCCTTGTCAAAGAGGGACACCAG GTGACTTTATTTACGAGAGGTAAAGCGCCTGTGACTCAACAATTGCCAGGTGAATCAGACGGTGATTATGCTGATTTTTCTTCCAAG ATCTTGCATTTGAAAGGAGACAGGAAGGACTTTGAATTTGTAAAATCCAGTCTGTCAGCGGAGGGGTATGATGTTGTTTATGACATAAATG GACGAGAGGCAGATGAAGTTGAGCCCATTCTGGATGCTCTGCCTAATCTGGAACA GTTTATTTACTGTTCTTCTGCTGGTGTCTATCTCAAATCTGACCTATTACCTCATGCAGAG ACTGATGCAGTTGATCCTAAGAGTAGGCACAAGGGAAAGCTTGAGACAGAAAGTTTGCTACAATCAAAGGGTGTTAATTGGACTTCAATAAGGCCAGTTTACATCTATGGACCCTTGAACTACAACCCTGTTGAAGAGTGGTTCTTCCATAGATTGAAAGCTGGTCGACCAATTCCTATCCCTAGCTCAGGAATACAAATAACACAACTTGGTCATGTTAAG GATTTGGCAACAGCTTTCGTTCAGGTTCTTGGTAATGACAAGGCCAGCAAGGAAGTATTCAACATCTCAGGAGAGAAATATGTCACATTTGATGGATTAGCAAGAGCGTGTGCTAAG GCTGGTGGATTCCCAGAGCCAGAGCTCGTTCACTACAACCCtaaagattttgattttggGAAAAAGAAGTCATTTCCATTCCGTGACCAG CATTTCTTTGCATCGATCGAGAAAGCAAAGAGAGTACTTGGGTGGGAACCTGAATTTGACCTTGTAGAAGGTCTTGCAGACTCATATAACCTGGACTTTGGTAGAGGAACATTCCGGAAAGAGGCTGATTTCTCAACAGATGACATTATTCTTGGCAAGAGTCTTGTTAGTGTATAA
- the LOC108327977 gene encoding galactinol synthase 2 translates to MTPNITTVTVNGTTEQTKSGSSRAFVTFLAGNGDYVKGVVGLAKGLRKAKSMYPLVVAVLPDVPEEHREILKSQGCTVREIEPVYPPENQTQFAMAYYVINYSKLRIWEFVEYRKMIYLDGDIQVFENIDHLFDLPDNYFYAVMDCFCEKTWSHSPQYKIGYCQQCPDKVQWPSHLGPKPPLYFNAGMFVYEPNLVTYSDLLQTLQITKPTSFAEQDFLNMYFKDKYKPIPNLYNLVLAMLWRHPENVELDKVQVVHYCAAGSKPWRFTGKEQNMEREDIKILVKKWWEIYEDETLDYNNDNSVNVEPFSSALSEPDVVPLVSAPSAA, encoded by the exons ATGACACCCAACATCACCACCGTCACTGTCAATGGCACCACTGAGCAAACCAAAAGTGGTAGTAGCCGTGCCTTTGTGACCTTCCTTGCTGGGAATGGTGATTACGTAAAAGGTGTTGTGGGTTTGGCCAAAGGGTTGAGAAAGGCCAAAAGCATGTACCCTTTGGTGGTGGCTGTGTTACCTGATGTTCCTGAGGAACATCGTGAGATTTTGAAATCCCAAGGTTGCACTGTCAGGGAGATTGAACCTGTGTATCCACCTGAGAATCAGACACAGTTCGCCATGGCTTATTATGTCATCAATTATTCCAAGCTACGTATCTGGGAG TTTGTGGAGTACAGAAAGATGATATACCTAGATGGTGACATCCAGGTTTTTGAAAACATTGACCACTTGTTTGATCTTCCTGATAACTATTTCTATGCGGTCATGGATTGTTTCTGCGAGAAGACTTGGAGCCACAGCCCTCAGTACAAGATTGGTTACTGCCAACAGTGCCCTGATAAAGTTCAGTGGCCCTCTCATTTGGGTCCTAAACCTCCTCTATATTTCAACGCTGGCATGTTTGTCTATGAGCCTAATCTTGTCACTTACAGTGATCTTCTTCAAACTCTTCAAATCACCAAGCCCACTTCTTTTGCCGAGCAG GACTTTCTGAATATGTACTTCAAGGACAAGTACAAGCCTATACCAAACTTGTACAACCTTGTACTGGCCATGTTGTGGCGTCACCCCGAGAATGTTGAACTCGACAAAGTTCAAGTGGTTCATTATTGTGCTGCT GGGTCTAAGCCTTGGAGATTCACTGGGAAGGAGCAGAACATGGAGAGGGAAGATATCAAGATACTTGTGAAGAAGTGGTGGGAGATATACGAAGATGAGACACTAGACTACAATAACGACAACTCTGTCAATGTGGAACCTTTCTCTTCAGCACTGTCGGAGCCTGATGTTGTTCCACTCGTTTCGGCACCTTCTGCTGCATAA
- the LOC108326962 gene encoding WAT1-related protein At1g09380, with translation MASGLVPLILMIVVQLVYAGMNITSKLAIQSGMSPLVLVAYRQLFATVSIAPFAYWLEWKTLPRLNKQLMFRILLSSLTGVTGNQILYFVGLKFSTATIACALSNLLPAFTFILAVIFRQENLGIKHRSGLAKVFGTVLCVSGALLLSFYHGKTIGLGQSSIHWRYAEKMEGTTTSGSGNMFVGPLLLIASTFVWALWFVIQTDISKRFPAPYTSTGLMCFLASFQCIIIALCFDHSVSAWSLRDAMRLSAALYAGVMATGLAYSLMSWAIERKGPLYVSVFTPLQLVLTAILSWALLREKLYVGTAIGSLLIVLGLYSVLWGKSEEVSTEDGMKEGVKDPKNDTEMQYYVPSNGNRVST, from the exons aTGGCTAGCGGTCTCGTTCCCCTCATCTTAATGATTGTTGTGCAGCTAGTCTATGCCGGGATGAATATCACTTCGAAGCTCGCAATACAATCTGGCATGAGCCCTCTAGTCCTTGTTGCGTATCGACAACTCTTTGCCACCGTGTCCATTGCTCCCTTTGCATATTGGCTCGAATG GAAGACACTTCCCAGGTTGAATAAGCAGCTTATGTTTCGGATATTACTATCGTCCTTGACAGG AGTTACAGGAAATCAGATTCTATACTTTGTGGGGCTAAAATTTTCAACCGCTACAATTGCATGTGCACTGTCGAATTTGCTCCCAGCTTTCACTTTTATCCTGGCAGTTATCTTCAG ACAAGAGAATCTAGGAATCAAGCATAGGTCTGGCCTAGCAAAGGTATTCGGGACAGTATTGTGTGTGAGTGGAGCGTTGCTTTTGTCATTCTACCATGGAAAAACCATCGGTTTAGGGCAATCTAGTATTCACTGGAGATATGCAGAGAAAATGGAAGGAACTACCACTTCTGGCTCAGGAAACATGTTTGTAGGCCCTTTACTCTTAATTGCTAGCACTTTTGTTTGGGCGCTGTGGTTCGTAATTCAA ACAGACATAAGCAAGAGGTTCCCAGCTCCTTACACAAGCACAGGCTTAATGTGTTTCTTGGCAAGCTTTCAATGCATCATCATTGCATTATGTTTCGACCACAGTGTCTCAGCTTGGTCACTCCGCGATGCCATGAGACTTTCCGCCGCTCTTTATGCG GGAGTAATGGCGACCGGGTTGGCGTATTCCCTCATGTCGTGGGCCATTGAGAGAAAAGGTCCACTTTATGTCTCAGTATTTACGCCTTTGCAGCTTGTTCTCACAGCAATTTTAAGCTGGGCTTTGCTACGGGAGAAACTATATGTTGGAAC TGCCATAGGGTCTCTGTTGATAGTCTTGGGGCTCTACAGTGTTCTTTGGGGGAAGAGCGAAGAAGTGAGCACGGAAGACGGTATGAAAGAAGGAGTGAAGGATCCGAAGAATGACACGGAAATGCAATACTATGTGCCATCCAATGGTAATCGTGTCAGTACTTGA